AGGAAGCCTGATGGATACAGGTTTGGATGGAAATTCAACCGGCATTACccaattagtaaaaaaaaaattataaaatgctAACTCCAACAAACATGcttatctctctcacacacacacacgttcagaCCGCTTGGCGTGTCCTACTACTGCTCTTCATAGAAGACTTTGGCCATGGTGATGGCGACCTTGGTGACCTTTTTGTCCTTGGCGTCGGGGCCCATGTTGGAAAGTGCCAGTCCCATCCAGTACCGCTCCGTACGGCTCTGGTAATCCGTCAGCGTCTCTCCCTCCCGCACGGCAGGGTGGCCTTCCTCATCTGGAGACAGTCAGGAGGAAAGGTTCACCTGTCGTTCACGTTTAGTGGGTCacatgggagagagagaaatgggtgACTGTGCAGGACGAGCCCTTGCCTTTCTCATCTTCACTTTCCTCCTCGgactcctcatcctcttcctttccttctGCTCCTTTaacctcctcatcatcatcatcctctgaaTCAGACTCTTCCAGCCACTCCTGAGCCTCTGCGGAGAGCATCGGTGTTAAATACAAGTGGAATCTCTCCCACAGCCTCTGAACACCATTCAGACCATCACTCACTGGGATCCATCtccaccagaacctcccacTGGTCCATCTTGTGGAGGTCCAGGCAGTAGAAGTCGTTTAGGGAGAACTGTCTGTCTCCAACTTCAAACATCCCCCCGTATAGGAAGAGTTTTCCTTGACGCACCGTTGCCATGGCGCTTGACCTCGGACAGGGTTCCACTAGGGAGGCTGAGGCTGGAGACAAGTCAGTAAATAGTTGTTCTATTTACTCACGTTCTAAAATGACTTCAGCATTCATGGAAGCTTACCAtcatctccctcttcatcttcctcctcctcctcctcctcatgagcTCCAGGGATCACTTCCTTGATGGTCATGACTGTGCCGTCCTCGGTGGTGATCTCCTTGATGACCTCAGTGGGTGCTTGAgtcgctgcctcctcctcctcctcctcctgtgctcCATCCTTCTTCCCCCtccgtctcttcttcttctctgatttGTTTCGCTGCAGAGACGGTACAAACAGCGGTCAAAGCCTGCAACCACGcatccgtggtttaacgatttGGGCACGCTGAGGTTAAAGATACGCTCCACGCAGCTCCAGCTGATCGATGCCTGTTGAGGAAAATTTGAAATAGTTCTGCGACCTTGCATGACTTCTGAAGCGTGATGCGGCGCTGCCGTGTCTGTTTGTTCTCAAACGCATCATGCAATCCAAATGAAGCAGTGTTTCATGTCTCACCCTCAGCAGGCCGGGGAACCAGCGGTTCTTGGCTGTATCATATAGATAGAGGTCATTGAAGAAGTCCCCCTCCacagactcctcctcttcctcatcgcaAACGCCACCAAACAGCACCGCCCGCCCCGCCGGGCCCACCGCCAGGGAGAAGCCAGAGCGAGGAGGGGGCTTGTTACCGGAGGGGTTCACCCTGGACCAGGACCACTTCtctggaggacagagacaaaACCATAAAGTTCATTAAGAGAAGTCACGcaaagagaaacaaataaatatcaatacTGTCATCTTAAATCAGATAGAATAATTATCTTTACCGTGGCCATCTTTACCCTCTCGCTTCAGAACAAACATGTCAGAGTGGATCGTTCCCCTCTCAACATCCTTCTTGActctctgcacaaacacaaaggtcACTGAAGACAAACTACAAAGGAACACGTGGAATTATCAAGTACACAAACCCGAATATGTTGCGCGTATTTTAGATTCTTTTAGTCTCCTGGAATGTTTTTCTGATGTGCATTAGTCGTCGACATAGTTCGTAACGCTTGACTGGTTCTcataaaggcacacacacacaccagtttgGAGTATCCTCCGTAAATGATGACACCCATGCCATCGGGCGTTGAGGTCATCTGACAGGCGGAGCgtggggagggggcggagcctgatgGAGCGGGGCGTGACCAGGTGAAGTTGTCCAGGGAGAATGAGTGGACATCATTGTAGTAGATAAAATCTCTGAGGGGGGGAAGGATGAAGATTAAATGGACGAAATGAAGCCGAGTCTGATGTTGTGGCTAACTTGTTAGCATTCTCTTGTTGTTCACTCTCATATTGGCTCTGTCTTTGCTCTCCACTGACTCCTTTAGCTGCTGAACGCTCCGCTAGCTAGTTGCTAACTGTCTCCGTTTGCTGCCGGGTGTACTTAGAGTTTAGGTATATAAAAAACGCTTCTCCTGCAGCGACGAAGACAAAATAAGACAAGCGGTCCTCGTTTATGACTCGGCGACTCCGTCTACCTGGTGCTCTCGTGGAAACCTCCAAACACCAGCAGCTGTCTCTTGCTCAGGATCATCCGGTGGCCGCTGCGACCCGATGGCCCACCAGGGGCCCTGCGGAGAAACGGAAACCAGAAAACACAGCTCAGCACAAAACACATAGAAGTACTACATAGCGGTAAGGAGCTTGTGCTCTAATCATAAGGAAGCTTATAAACTCAACACATGCTGCATATGTTCAGTGTAGAATCGTTTTTCTTGCCACCTCAGATTTCTTCACACGCTCAATCATTACTTCGGTGTATTCTTTGCACGTACTTGATGTTCTCCCAGGTGTGTGTTGCCAGGTGCAGCACCCACAGGTCTCTGTAGTGGTAGAACTGCTCCCCGTTTGGAGAGGCAAACTCTCCCCCAAACACCCAGAGCTGCCCTCCTCCCTGGGGAACCACCACAGCCTGAGaacgagagaggaagagagtgagggaggaggagggctgcAGGGACAGCGAGATGAAAATGTTTCACGCCCCCGGATTTAACAGGCTGAAGTGTGTCTAAGCTTCCTCTGGTCAATCGTCTGCCATCGTTTAAAGAATCACAGCACTGACCCGCTGTAGCAAATCTAAGGGAGATGTAATCCTACTGATTTATTAACTCGGGATCCGATTCTGGAGTTCACACAATTGTGACCCGGATTGAGATAGGTGGCTAAAGCCGAGATGATtacaatcgtctcgtcttcaagaagatggcGGGTAAGAGCGTGGGCGTGGACATGCCTGGTGGGAGCAGCGTGGGGGAGGCGGGTTGGGCATCTCTGATTTAACCCAGCAGTTCTTCTTGATGTTGTAGAAAAACAGATCGTTGTACAGGTACGTCTGCAAAGAAGATTCGCTTGTTACTTAAATATGGGTGTTCATGCATGTCAACAATAAAAGGTACTCTTTTTAAGTCTGAATTATAAAGATGGCCTCCAATTTACAAATCCTAATAATAGCAGTACACAATCCCCGTGAAGACTGTCCTCAGTCGTCAATCATCAGGACAGAATTTACATCTAAAAGGAGTAAATGTGAGAAGACATTTTTACTACCTTCTTTCCATTAAAGAACTCTCCTCCAAACAGGATGAGTTCTTCTTTCTCAGGATGGGCAGAAAGAGAAGCGTTCAATCTGAGAAACACAAAGGACTGAGTCAGAGACGAGGACGGATAAAGCGTCCCGCTGGACACGATTCTCCCTCGCGTCTCCCGTAAAGCTGGTCAAATCGATCTGTAAAGCAGCCTTCACTTGGAATTCAATGTTAGCTTAATGTCTTaacatatgttttttttgtatacatCTTGCTGGCCATATTATTTCATATTCATAATATACATAATTCAATACTTGTCATTTCATATATTTGATGCCAACAGCATTAAACACTAAAAACTAAAGATTAATCCTTGAAGATATTTCCAAATTGTCCAAACTTAAAGCACAAACATTTTAGAAGTGTTACCTCGGTGATGGAGGCGGACATGCTGTCTCTACAACTTGGGTCTTCTTTGCATCCAGATTCTGAAACTCGGCAATAAGAGCCTCCAGATCCTCctgaagacagacaggaaaggaaagaggggaaaacaaaaaggttaTAACCTCCTTTCTGAAAGTTGTATCTATATTAACGTGTAGTTATGTTTATGATGACAGaggacaaaacatttattattcccCAAGTGATTATTTACCCAAAGTTCCAAAGCTATGACTGTATTTACTTTCCAGTTACCTCTTCTCGTTTGGACCTCTTTGAAACCTTCTTTCCCATTTTGGCTGCAGTCTTCTCGGCGCCTTTCATCTTGTTTCCTTTCGTGCCTTTCTTGCCCATGTCTGCCGAGATGAACTGACAGACAGCGTCCAAATCCCAGACGGGTTCtttgttaatttaaaatgaagtcGGAGACACACGGAAACCCAAACAAACCCACATGCAGACTCTTCCCTCAGAGAAGCGTGGTTTACTTCCGGCAACAAACCGGATATAAATGCAGCGTCGAGCAACGATGGCGCCCTCTAGCGGACCCAGGCTGTTACAGCCTGTCCTTCTCCGAGAGATTAAAAATACACTCTATAAGTACATATTTAGATACAGCTTGTGTACCGAACAAACTGCAATAAGTAAATAGAAGTAAATTGTAAATAGTAAATATAATTTCTatgaaataaatagataaataagtTTGTTTCTTGATATCTATCACACTAATATTGATGCCATTGTGTCACCGGTCTGCTGGAGCCAGGGTACACCAcagatgagtcgccagctcatcgacTAGTTAATCATTCGTATTTCACGCCTGTTCTGCTCAGGGTCTGCACTCTGTTCTGCCGTCTGTATCTTTGTATGGTGATGTTCATTTTCCTTCCCAGCGTCGAACGGTCATAAATCTGAGACTGAGCTCACAGATTAATTCACCCGTGCTCCTCTGGAGCACATGCCTGCTTGATCCAGCGCTCCTGACTGCTGCTTCCCTGTATAGTTTGTTCTTCTCACTTCCATTCAGAGGCCTTTTCTTGATTTTATGTGGTCGTGCCCGGTTGTCTTTGGTGGAACACAGAGGAAACCGTCTGTTTGTGAAAACAGGGACTAACTCTTCATCTTTGCCTCCTCGGGCTGATCACACATCCTCTGTTTGCAAATTCTATAAACCAATGACATAACAAAAGAAACCTCAAAGTTGATGTGACTGACtagtgcaggggtgggcaagctttttgactcgcgggccacaatgggttctaaaatttgacagaggtgCCGGCCGGGCCATGAACTAatatataaatgacatgtaaaaccattacatgaaaggatttgaccttttacatagcattacagggaaagggtcaaatgaatgatgtttaattataatacaatttaatttaataatatagtttGGAAAAGtttggtgggccggattaaaaagcccaaaggaCCGAATATGACCCGTGGGCCGCAGTTTGCCCATGCCTAGACTAGTGCAACATATCTGAACCGTTCTGGACAACGCAGGTTCTCTTTTAATCAAAGATAAATGATGTTGACTGAAAACTGAACAGATGGCAGGGCTGCACCGGTGCTCCTCTGCATGGGTAACTCggtggcagtggctcagtgggtcggGCCCTGGGCCGGAAAGCGGAGAAGTCTGCTGCTTCcctggttcgagtcccagctctggtggaatatagagtgtgggctggtgactggagaggggccagtctgcctccggaGCACCGCCgtttgcggggacggtgccttgagcaaggcaccgtccccgcaaacggctccaggtgcgccgaccatggcggcgccttcaccctactccctctccgtgtgctagggccccttGATGCAGGTGTtggtgtgtggttgtttcaaggggcctgttgttctagggtgaaaattcaatttcattgtgtgtgtcagcagatgatgactaataaaagcatttcattttcatttcatttcataactccacacacacacacacacacacacacgtaatgaTCCATCTGTGACTCAGCAACGCTGCATCAATACCTTCTGCCTTGTGCTGTCTGCAAATTATCCTGAGCATCTGATCATGATCAAAACTTGAGGGAGACAATAAAAGGCACAGATGAAGACGTCTGAACATAATGAGAAACgtgaaggaaggaggaagacacacaaacacagaatcaAAGTGGAAAGCCAATATCATTTGTCCATTTCTTTTAGAAACAAAGCAATCAATACTCACATCAGCACACACATATATAGTGCGTGTAAACCGAGGGTAAAGCCCTCACCATATGTCGTCAAGGACGAGTTGAATTATTGAGAATTACTCATTTATTTAAGCAATTTAAAGATGCAAGCAATAAAACAGCCAGCGCTCGATCATTTTCCCCATCATGTCAccaaaaagcaaataaaagcaatgaATACCGGTCTGTGAAGACCCGCTTTGGGAAAGGAAAGGGTTAACATGACATGAACATGAAAGGAAGAAGACGAGGTACGTGCCAAAGTAAAgatgcaaacataaaaaaaaactgtttagtATATACAGTTAAGTTAAGCAAACCCAGAACCAGAAGGTTTGGTGTTTGACTCCTTTCTCCTCTAAACCTCAGCAACCATAGAAGCAAGCCCAGGAGGACTCTGATGTCAGTGTGATGCTTCTGACATCATCATTGGTTTGTCCgactgattcactttgactttttatggttggtgtataaagatatcaagaacaacctggaaccttttgatgatgatccagattaccatgtggacggtgtagatccagttaggaggggggtgagctgcttggtggaggtctgtgcgctCTGGGTACTTTTCTAGGTTTGTTTGTGGCAGCATCCATTCACGTTTTCAGTGTGTCCAACCAGAACCCAGGCCTGCCAGAGGTTCTGTCTGGTTTCCTCTCACAcagcagacagaaaaataaaatacagaaaagaaagacattccACTATACTGGACTCATCTCTGATTTTACTGAACAGAAGATACAAT
The sequence above is drawn from the Brachionichthys hirsutus isolate HB-005 chromosome 5, CSIRO-AGI_Bhir_v1, whole genome shotgun sequence genome and encodes:
- the klhdc4 gene encoding kelch domain-containing protein 4, which codes for MGKKGTKGNKMKGAEKTAAKMGKKVSKRSKREEEDLEALIAEFQNLDAKKTQVVETACPPPSPRLNASLSAHPEKEELILFGGEFFNGKKTYLYNDLFFYNIKKNCWVKSEMPNPPPPRCSHQAVVVPQGGGQLWVFGGEFASPNGEQFYHYRDLWVLHLATHTWENIKAPGGPSGRSGHRMILSKRQLLVFGGFHESTRDFIYYNDVHSFSLDNFTWSRPAPSGSAPSPRSACQMTSTPDGMGVIIYGGYSKLRVKKDVERGTIHSDMFVLKREGKDGHEKWSWSRVNPSGNKPPPRSGFSLAVGPAGRAVLFGGVCDEEEEESVEGDFFNDLYLYDTAKNRWFPGLLRRNKSEKKKRRRGKKDGAQEEEEEEAATQAPTEVIKEITTEDGTVMTIKEVIPGAHEEEEEEEDEEGDDASASLVEPCPRSSAMATVRQGKLFLYGGMFEVGDRQFSLNDFYCLDLHKMDQWEVLVEMDPKAQEWLEESDSEDDDDEEVKGAEGKEEDEESEEESEDEKDEEGHPAVREGETLTDYQSRTERYWMGLALSNMGPDAKDKKVTKVAITMAKVFYEEQ